The genomic region CAGCAACGCTTCGCCACCGGTAAACGAAATCTTTCGAACTCCGCCTTCCGCAAGTCGATCAAGAACGTGAAAAGCCTCATAGGCGTCAAGTTCTTTGGAAATCATATTCCGATAACAAAAACGACAATGATCATTGCAGCGGGCCGACACTTCCCAACAAACAGTGTTGCAATGTACTTCTTTATTGTAAAAGGCTATGTTTGCGGTCATGTTTAATTCCTTTTTTTCTTTATAGGGTTTCCTCGTAACCTCAACCCTAAATAAGAGTGAATCGCTCTCATATTGCGAACTGGTTTTTTTTCTCCAAAGAACCAACACCATGAAAGTTATAGAGAATTAAGAAACCTTCAAAGGAAAATTGCGAGGCTGTTCTCTGACCTGCAAAATATAAGCAGCAATTCCGGCTTCTCGAGGGGTGTTAATTTAGCCGATTCGAAAACATATGTTTTTATAGATAATTTTTTGAATAAAATAATGTAGACAACCAATCATGATTTACCTGCTTTAATCTCCAACACGTATGTAAAGCTGAGTTCTTAGTGTCTAGAGTTTCCATTAGCTTTATCTCCCCTCCCTTCCATCGCTATAATTAGAGAGAATGAATTTCATCAAAAGGAGATGCTGCCATGTTTAGAAACCCCTCTGTATTGTTCGTGCTTTTTACGATGGTCACCTGTTTCACTGTTGCCGCTGTGGAACCCCTCATTTTGCATGTGTCAACGCAAGGGAACGACGCGTGGTCGGGCTCTTTGCAAGAACTTGACAGTGCCGGAAGTGATGGACCATTGGCATCCCTCGCGGGAGCCAGAAACCGCATCCGAAATTTACGCGCCCAAGACAAGGCGCTCTCAACTGTGCCGATTACGGTTCGGGTGCAAGGCGGCACTTATTTTCTTGAGGAACCCCTCGTGTTTGAAGCACGAGATTCCGGCACGGCTGACAGCCCCGTGATCTACGCGGCCGCACCGGGAGAAGAACCCATACTCCATGGCGGACGCATTATAAAAGACTGGCGCATTGAAAATGGTGTGTGGATCGCTGATGTACCCGAGGCAAAATCAGACGAAGGCGTCGTGGGAGCCTTTTGGGTTAATGGAGAACGGCGCGACGCTGCCCGCTATCCCAAAGCCGCTCATTTCGCAGGCGATTATCCAAGTGAAAAAGATTTCCTCTATACAGACGGGTCAGTCATGGAGAAACAAGCAGGCGCGCAAGAAGAAGAAAAGAGCAGTACAAAATTACGGTTTCATAAAGATGATATCCAAGCGTGGGAGCACTTGGATGATGCCGTGTTTGTCGTGTTCCATTCTTGGGCGACCTCGCTGCATCGGGTAAAAGACTTAAATCTTAACGACCGCATTATCGAGTTTACCGGTCCTGCACGGTGGCCTTTCACACGTTGGACAGATAAGCAATGGTATTTTATCGATCATTTGTTGGACGCACTTGAGTTGCCCGGAGAATGGTGCCTCAACCGCCATGACGGCACGCTTCATTATTTGCCTAAGCCCGAAGAAAGACCCGATAATGTGGAAGCGGTCATTCCGCGACTCCGGCAACTGCTCCTGCTTAAAGGTAACCCTGAAACGCAACACTTTGTCGAGCATATTCATTTTAAAGGGTTACAGCTCCAATACAGTGATTGGCCCATCGGCGCGGCAGGACACAGCGACGGTCAAGCAGAATCATCTGTGGAAGGGGTCGTACAAACACTGGGCGCAAGACATTGTCTTTTTGAAGATTGTAAAATCGCTCATGTAGGCGGTTACGGGGCAGCCTTCCGAACGGGAAGCCAAAACAATACGATGCGCCGTTGCTTCCTGACAGATCTTGGAGCCGGCGGGGTGCGCATAGGTGAAGGGCATGATCCTGAGACACCGGAAGAAAGCACCGGTCACAATGTGGTCGATAACTGTATTCTTCACGATGGCGGACGCATTTACCGAAGTGCCGTGGGCGTGTGGATCGGCCGCAGTTCTTTCAATACCATTTCCCATAATGAAATCTGCGACTTCCGCTATTCGGGCGTGTCCGTCGGATGGTCCTGGGGCTATGCGCCCAGCTCTGCTAATCATAATGTGATCGAATATAACCACATTCATAACCTTGGCAAGGGGCAGTTGAGTGATATGGGAGGTATCTATACATTAGGTGTTTCTCCCGGAACAATCCTGCGCAACAACTATATCCACGACATTTTATCTAATGGCGATATTTCGGGCGGCTGGGGACTCTATACGGACGAGGGAAGCACGGATATCCTACTCACCAATAATGTTATCTACAACACCCGTACAGGCGGTTTCCACCAACATTACGGCAAGGAAAATCGTGTCATCAACAACATCTTTGCCTTCTCACAACGAGATCAGTTAATCCGTT from Candidatus Hydrogenedentota bacterium harbors:
- a CDS encoding right-handed parallel beta-helix repeat-containing protein, whose amino-acid sequence is MFRNPSVLFVLFTMVTCFTVAAVEPLILHVSTQGNDAWSGSLQELDSAGSDGPLASLAGARNRIRNLRAQDKALSTVPITVRVQGGTYFLEEPLVFEARDSGTADSPVIYAAAPGEEPILHGGRIIKDWRIENGVWIADVPEAKSDEGVVGAFWVNGERRDAARYPKAAHFAGDYPSEKDFLYTDGSVMEKQAGAQEEEKSSTKLRFHKDDIQAWEHLDDAVFVVFHSWATSLHRVKDLNLNDRIIEFTGPARWPFTRWTDKQWYFIDHLLDALELPGEWCLNRHDGTLHYLPKPEERPDNVEAVIPRLRQLLLLKGNPETQHFVEHIHFKGLQLQYSDWPIGAAGHSDGQAESSVEGVVQTLGARHCLFEDCKIAHVGGYGAAFRTGSQNNTMRRCFLTDLGAGGVRIGEGHDPETPEESTGHNVVDNCILHDGGRIYRSAVGVWIGRSSFNTISHNEICDFRYSGVSVGWSWGYAPSSANHNVIEYNHIHNLGKGQLSDMGGIYTLGVSPGTILRNNYIHDILSNGDISGGWGLYTDEGSTDILLTNNVIYNTRTGGFHQHYGKENRVINNIFAFSQRDQLIRSRDEDHISFFFQNNIVYFNRGKLLGSTWKNGNYVMDNNCYWNAADHEILFAGKTFQQWQESGYDQHSVIDNPGFADIENRDFTLSPDSPAIKVGFQEIDLSNVGVYGDGNWIALAKNLPRIPAPPKDE